In a genomic window of Erigeron canadensis isolate Cc75 chromosome 5, C_canadensis_v1, whole genome shotgun sequence:
- the LOC122601634 gene encoding senescence-specific cysteine protease SAG39-like: protein MDSYIKRMFIISSLLVIVMWTSQVNCRVLSDLSMSEKHEIWMARYGRVYKDDAEKEMRFKIFKDNVEFIETFNSNGNKPYKVAVNEFADQTNEEFTAARNGYKFSANKRSARTTPFKYENVTAVPPSMDWRKKGAVTPVKDQGQCGSCWAFSTIAATEGITQLTTGKLISLSEQELVDCDISGEDQGCEGGEMEDGFEFIIKNKGINTEAAYPYTAADGTCNTNKESVDAAKITAYEVVPANSETALLKAVANQPVSVSIDASGADFQFYSSGVFTGDCGTDLDHGVTAVGYGVTDDGTKYWLVKNSWGVSWGDNGYIMMQRDVSAKEGLCGIAMDSSYPTA from the exons CGTATTAAGCGACTTATCCATGTCAGAAAAGCACGAGATCTGGATGGCACGTTATGGGCGTGTGTACAAAGATGATGCAGAGAAGGAAATGCGATTCAAGATATTCAAGGACAATGTTGAATTTATAGAAACATTCAATAGTAATGGAAACAAGCCTTACAAAGTGGCTGTTAACGAATTTGCAGACCAAACAAATGAAGAGTTCACAGCAGCCCGTAATGGTTACAAGTTTTCAGCAAACAAAAGATCAGCACGAACAACAccatttaaatatgaaaatgtgACTGCAGTGCCACCTAGCATGGATTGGAGAAAGAAAGGTGCCGTTACCCCAGTTAAAGATCAAGGCCAATGTG GTAGCTGTTGGGCATTTTCAACTATAGCTGCTACCGAAGGAATTACACAACTCACAACAGGGAAACTAATTTCATTATCCGAGCAAGAGCTAGTGGACTGTGACATAAGCGGTGAAGACCAAGGATGTGAAGGTGGTGAAATGGAAGACGGCTTTGAATTCATCATAAAAAACAAAGGCATCAACACCGAGGCAGCTTACCCATATACAGCAGCAGACGGAACCTGCAACACAAACAAAGAATCCGTTGACGCTGCCAAGATCACAGCATACGAAGTAGTACCAGCCAACAGCGAAACAGCATTGTTAAAGGCAGTCGCTAACCAACCCGTATCAGTTTCCATCGATGCCAGTGGCGCCGATTTTCAGTTCTATTCAAGTGGCGTATTTACTGGGGATTGCGGAACTGATCTAGACCATGGTGTTACTGCAGTTGGGTATGGAGTAACCGACGACGGGACAAAGTATTGGTTAGTTAAAAACTCGTGGGGCGTCAGTTGGGGAGATAACGGATATATCATGATGCAAAGAGATGTTAGTGCTAAAGAAGGTCTCTGCGGAATTGCTATGGATTCTTCGTACCCAACCGCCTAA